The following are encoded together in the Callithrix jacchus isolate 240 chromosome 19, calJac240_pri, whole genome shotgun sequence genome:
- the LOC100408978 gene encoding left-right determination factor 2 isoform X1, producing the protein MHPLWLCWVLWVLPLAGPGAALTGEQLLGSLLRQLQLSEVPVLDRADVEELAIPAHVRAQYVALLQRSHRDRSRGKRFSQHFQEVAGRFLASEASTHLLVFSMEQRLPPNRELVQAVLRLFQEPVPRAALHRHGRLSPRSDRARVTVEWLSVRDDGSNRTSLIDSRLVSVHESGWKAFDVTEAVNFWQQLSRPRQPLLLQVSVQKEHLGPGASETHRLVRFASQGTPEGRGEPQLELHTLDLRDYGAQGDCDPEAPVTEGTRCCRQEMYIDLQGMKWAENWVLEPPGFLAYECVGTCQQPPEALAFKWPVLGPRQCIASETASLPMIVSIKEGGRTRPQVVSLPNMRVQKCSCASDGALVPRRLQP; encoded by the exons ATGCATCCCCTGTGGCTCTGTTGGGTGCTCTGGGTGCTGCCCCTGGCCGGCCCCGGGGCGGCCCTGACTGGGGAGCAGCTCCTGGGCAGCCTGCTGAGGCAGCTGCAGCTCAGCGAGGTGCCCGTCCTGGACAGGGCTGACGTGGAGGAGCTGGCCATCCCTGCCCATGTGAGGGCCCAGTATGTGGCCCTGCTGCAGCGCAGCCACAGGGACCGCTCCCGAGGGAAGAGGTTCAGCCAGCATTTCCAAG AGGTGGCCGGCAGGTTCCTGGCGTCCGAGGCCAGCACGCACCTGCTGGTGTTCAGCATGGAGCAGCGGCTGCCGCCCAACCGCGAGCTGGTGCAGGCCGTGCTGCGGCTCTTCCAGGAGCCGGTCCCGAGGGCCGCGCTGCACAGGCACGGGCGGCTGTCCCCGCGCAGCGACCGGGCTCGGGTCACCGTCGAGTGGCTGAGCGTCCGCGACGACGGCTCCAACCGCACCTCCCTCATCGACTCCAG GCTGGTGTCCGTCCACGAAAGCGGCTGGAAGGCCTTCGACGTGACCGAGGCCGTGAACTTCTGGCAGCAGCTGAGCCGGCCCCGGCAGCCGCTGCTGCTGCAGGTGTCGGTGCAGAAGGAGCACCTGGGCCCGGGGGCGTCCGAAACCCACAGGCTGGTCCGCTTCGCCTCTCAGGGGACGCCGGAGGGGCGTGGGGAGCCCCAGCTGGAGCTGCACACCCTGGACCTCAGGGACTACGG AGCTCAGGGTGACTGTGACCCTGAAGCACCAGTGACCGAGGGCACCCGATGCTGCCGCCAGGAGATGTACATTGACCTGCAGGGGATGAAGTGGGCAGAGAACTGGGTGCTGGAGCCCCCGGGCTTCCTGGCTTATGAGTGTGTGGGCACGTGCCAGCAGCCCCCGGAGGCCCTGGCCTTCAAGTGGCCGGTTCTGGGGCCACGACAGTGCATCGCCTCAGAGACCGCCTCACTGCCCATGATTGTCAGCAtcaaggagggaggcaggaccaGGCCCCAGGTggtcagcctgcccaacatgaggGTGCAGAAGTGCAGCTGTGCCTCGGATGGGGCGCTCGTGCCAAGGAGGCTCCAGCCATAG
- the LOC100408978 gene encoding left-right determination factor 2 isoform X2, which produces MAAAGKQAPTPEVAGRFLASEASTHLLVFSMEQRLPPNRELVQAVLRLFQEPVPRAALHRHGRLSPRSDRARVTVEWLSVRDDGSNRTSLIDSRLVSVHESGWKAFDVTEAVNFWQQLSRPRQPLLLQVSVQKEHLGPGASETHRLVRFASQGTPEGRGEPQLELHTLDLRDYGAQGDCDPEAPVTEGTRCCRQEMYIDLQGMKWAENWVLEPPGFLAYECVGTCQQPPEALAFKWPVLGPRQCIASETASLPMIVSIKEGGRTRPQVVSLPNMRVQKCSCASDGALVPRRLQP; this is translated from the exons ATGGCGGCGGCTGGTAAACAAGCCCCAACTCCAG AGGTGGCCGGCAGGTTCCTGGCGTCCGAGGCCAGCACGCACCTGCTGGTGTTCAGCATGGAGCAGCGGCTGCCGCCCAACCGCGAGCTGGTGCAGGCCGTGCTGCGGCTCTTCCAGGAGCCGGTCCCGAGGGCCGCGCTGCACAGGCACGGGCGGCTGTCCCCGCGCAGCGACCGGGCTCGGGTCACCGTCGAGTGGCTGAGCGTCCGCGACGACGGCTCCAACCGCACCTCCCTCATCGACTCCAG GCTGGTGTCCGTCCACGAAAGCGGCTGGAAGGCCTTCGACGTGACCGAGGCCGTGAACTTCTGGCAGCAGCTGAGCCGGCCCCGGCAGCCGCTGCTGCTGCAGGTGTCGGTGCAGAAGGAGCACCTGGGCCCGGGGGCGTCCGAAACCCACAGGCTGGTCCGCTTCGCCTCTCAGGGGACGCCGGAGGGGCGTGGGGAGCCCCAGCTGGAGCTGCACACCCTGGACCTCAGGGACTACGG AGCTCAGGGTGACTGTGACCCTGAAGCACCAGTGACCGAGGGCACCCGATGCTGCCGCCAGGAGATGTACATTGACCTGCAGGGGATGAAGTGGGCAGAGAACTGGGTGCTGGAGCCCCCGGGCTTCCTGGCTTATGAGTGTGTGGGCACGTGCCAGCAGCCCCCGGAGGCCCTGGCCTTCAAGTGGCCGGTTCTGGGGCCACGACAGTGCATCGCCTCAGAGACCGCCTCACTGCCCATGATTGTCAGCAtcaaggagggaggcaggaccaGGCCCCAGGTggtcagcctgcccaacatgaggGTGCAGAAGTGCAGCTGTGCCTCGGATGGGGCGCTCGTGCCAAGGAGGCTCCAGCCATAG